A section of the Spirosoma pollinicola genome encodes:
- a CDS encoding gamma-glutamylcyclotransferase family protein produces MTRNPDFLIVYGTLRPPFDNTFSQYLRQRGRYVGEGSFSGQSFDMGSYPGAIYQENSETRVHGSVFEISNQKGAILTYLDYYEGVGDGFEQPTEYIRSVIPVHFNDTVADCWIYLYNLKTDDKPLIESGDYSIHIGKPFSWPA; encoded by the coding sequence ATGACCCGTAATCCTGACTTCCTGATTGTGTACGGAACGCTTCGTCCACCTTTCGATAACACGTTCTCTCAGTACCTTCGGCAGCGAGGACGTTATGTGGGCGAAGGCTCATTTTCGGGGCAATCGTTCGACATGGGCAGTTACCCCGGTGCTATCTACCAGGAAAACAGCGAAACCCGGGTGCATGGTTCCGTCTTTGAGATTAGTAATCAAAAAGGTGCCATATTGACCTATCTTGATTATTATGAGGGAGTTGGCGATGGGTTTGAGCAACCTACCGAATACATTCGCTCGGTGATTCCGGTACACTTCAATGATACCGTAGCCGATTGCTGGATTTACTTATATAACCTGAAAACAGACGACAAACCCCTTATTGAGTCAGGTGATTATTCCATACATATTGGTAAGCCATTTTCCTGGCCAGCCTGA
- the typA gene encoding translational GTPase TypA: protein MQSIRNIAIIAHVDHGKTTLVDKIIHASKLFRDNQEFGDLILDSNDLERERGITIVSKNVSVRYKDVKINIIDTPGHSDFGGEVERVLKMADGVCLLVDAFEGAMPQTRFVLGKALQLGLKPIVIVNKVDKENCRPDEVHEQVFDLMFNLGATEDQLDFPTVYGSSKQGWMGPDWKNPTDNITYLLDTIVEHIKPAPMNEGLPQMQITSLDYSAFVGRIAIGRVHRGTLKEGDNMGLIKSDGTVKKVKIKELQSFEGLGKVKVAEVACGDICAVTGLEEFEIGDTLTDLENPEALPRISVDEPTMNMLFTINNSPFFGKEGKFVTSRHLRERLYKEIEKNLALRVENTDSEDRFLVYGRGILHLSVLIETMRREGYELQVGQPQVLYKEDENGHKMEPIETLVVDVPEETAGKVIELATQRKGELLIMEPKGDLQHLEFEIPSRGLIGLRSNVLTATFGEAVMSHRFKEYQEYKGPIAERINGSLISMTSGQATAYSIDKLQDRGSFFVEPGDEIYTGQVIGEHNRQNDIVVNVQTAKQLTNMRASGSDTNVRIAPKISFSLEESMEYIQKDEYLEVTPKSMRIRKIFLDENERKRNQSKFAMA from the coding sequence ATGCAATCAATTCGCAATATAGCAATCATCGCCCACGTTGACCACGGCAAAACGACCCTGGTTGACAAGATTATTCACGCGTCAAAGCTCTTTCGGGACAATCAGGAGTTTGGAGACCTGATCCTGGACAGCAATGACCTCGAACGTGAACGGGGTATTACCATCGTTTCAAAAAACGTATCGGTTCGGTATAAAGACGTTAAAATCAATATCATTGATACCCCAGGCCACAGTGACTTTGGCGGTGAAGTTGAGCGCGTTTTAAAAATGGCCGATGGCGTTTGTCTATTAGTCGATGCCTTTGAAGGTGCCATGCCACAAACCCGTTTTGTGTTAGGCAAAGCGCTTCAGCTAGGCCTGAAACCAATCGTGATCGTTAACAAGGTCGACAAAGAAAACTGTCGTCCCGACGAAGTACACGAACAGGTTTTCGACCTGATGTTCAACCTTGGTGCTACCGAAGATCAGTTAGATTTCCCAACCGTATACGGTTCATCGAAACAAGGCTGGATGGGACCGGATTGGAAAAACCCAACCGACAATATCACTTACCTGCTGGACACGATCGTTGAGCATATTAAGCCAGCACCAATGAACGAAGGTCTGCCACAAATGCAGATCACATCGCTAGACTATTCGGCTTTCGTTGGTCGGATTGCTATTGGCCGTGTACACCGTGGTACGCTGAAAGAAGGCGACAACATGGGCCTCATCAAGTCTGATGGTACGGTTAAGAAAGTGAAAATTAAAGAACTTCAGTCATTCGAAGGTCTCGGTAAGGTTAAAGTTGCCGAAGTTGCCTGTGGTGATATCTGCGCTGTAACTGGTCTGGAAGAATTTGAAATTGGCGACACCCTCACCGATCTTGAAAATCCGGAAGCACTGCCACGTATTTCAGTTGATGAGCCAACGATGAACATGTTGTTCACGATCAACAACTCGCCTTTCTTTGGTAAAGAAGGTAAGTTCGTTACATCGCGGCACTTGCGTGAGCGTCTTTACAAAGAAATTGAAAAGAATCTGGCACTTCGTGTAGAAAACACAGACAGTGAAGATCGCTTCCTGGTGTATGGCCGTGGTATTCTTCACTTGTCGGTTCTGATTGAAACCATGCGCCGTGAAGGATACGAATTGCAGGTTGGTCAGCCACAGGTGTTGTATAAAGAAGACGAGAACGGCCATAAAATGGAGCCTATCGAAACCCTCGTGGTGGACGTACCAGAAGAAACAGCCGGAAAAGTTATTGAATTAGCTACTCAACGCAAAGGCGAACTGCTGATCATGGAACCGAAAGGCGACTTACAGCACCTTGAGTTCGAAATTCCTTCACGTGGTTTGATCGGCCTGCGGTCGAACGTTCTGACCGCTACCTTCGGTGAAGCCGTTATGAGCCACCGGTTCAAGGAATACCAGGAATACAAAGGGCCAATCGCTGAACGGATCAACGGTTCGTTGATTTCGATGACCAGCGGTCAGGCTACGGCTTACTCGATTGATAAACTTCAGGATCGGGGATCATTCTTTGTAGAACCCGGCGATGAAATTTACACGGGGCAGGTAATTGGTGAGCATAACCGTCAGAACGATATCGTTGTGAACGTGCAGACTGCGAAGCAGTTAACGAACATGCGTGCATCCGGTTCGGATACAAACGTTCGGATCGCTCCGAAAATCTCGTTCTCGCTTGAAGAGTCTATGGAGTATATCCAGAAAGATGAATATCTTGAGGTGACACCAAAGTCGATGCGTATTCGCAAGATTTTCCTGGATGAAAATGAGCGGAAACGGAACCAGAGCAAATTTGCAATGGCTTAA